CGGAATCCTTCCGGAACAGATTCCCTGGGCAAAATCACATACGCGAGCCCGGCTTTGTATCCTGATGATACCACTAATTGATAGCCATCATCTGATGATAATTCGCATATCAAAAAATCAACTACTTCCTCATAGGGGTCTTTGCCCTTACACCTTAAGATCATTCCTCTTTCAATGTTCTCTTCTGTGTAGTTGATCAGCTTAATACTTTTTGTCATTTATCAAATCTATTATGTACACAAATTATGTCCGCCTGATTTATCTGCTGCTTTTGTTTGATTACCATCGATATCAAATTCACCAAGGTGTGTTCCTCTTTTATCCAGGTACTCGAATCTTCCGTGTTGCGTGTCCTGTGAATAGAGTTTCCCGTCAGCATCCTTATAAACAACCCGTTTTCCGTTTTTTTCG
The Chitinophaga sp. MM2321 DNA segment above includes these coding regions:
- the imm45 gene encoding Imm45 family immunity protein, producing MTKSIKLINYTEENIERGMILRCKGKDPYEEVVDFLICELSSDDGYQLVVSSGYKAGLAYVILPRESVPEGFRFGLATAWLLANWHIWGYIDCPLEDVWLLENSTPAYPE